Proteins from a single region of Nocardiopsis dassonvillei subsp. dassonvillei DSM 43111:
- a CDS encoding ABC transporter substrate-binding protein: protein MTTDHHTGAAPSRRRGRRRTTATLAAGTAAALLLAACGGADGGGGEGGPVDAEFNQGETEVVNPSDQTGGTLRYAISSDFDSPDPGNTYYAFGWNFSRYYARTLLTYVGAPGAEGTELQPDLAAEMPRPNEDLTEWTVPIKQGLRYEDGSEITAPDIEYAIARGNFGAQALPNGPKYFQDLLADSDDYEGPYADEDDPLAGFDGIETPDDHTLVFHLKDPFAEFPYLLIQPQTAPVPPEADRGEQYQSRVVSSGPYKFDGEYRPGVSLNLVRNDQWDPATDPTREALPDRVEVQLGVDQNEIDQRLASGDLDVDLAGAGVGPAMRGTLLTDEARKNSVDNPQSNTLRYVNISTVLEPLDDLACREAVMYAADRDALQRAWGGDTGGDIATQIMPASLPGADPGIDLYPSQDNQGDLDKARQKLEECGEPDGFSTSIGVRADRPSEVSTAEALQQALARVGIETRIKQYPSDTYTNTQAGSPSFVEDNDLGLTVYGWAPDWASGYGFMSKILDGDAIQDAGNANISELDDERINGWFDEVITVRDPEERASIYTRIDRRAMEQAAILPAVFERTVLYRPPNLTNVYYHSGYSMYDYMALGTTRE from the coding sequence TTGACCACCGACCACCACACAGGCGCGGCGCCCTCGCGGCGCCGCGGACGCCGCCGGACGACCGCGACCCTGGCCGCGGGCACGGCCGCGGCGCTGCTGCTGGCCGCCTGCGGGGGCGCGGACGGAGGCGGGGGCGAAGGCGGCCCGGTCGACGCCGAGTTCAACCAGGGCGAGACCGAGGTGGTCAACCCCTCCGACCAGACCGGCGGCACCCTGCGCTACGCCATCTCCTCGGACTTCGACTCACCCGACCCCGGCAACACCTACTACGCGTTCGGCTGGAACTTCAGCCGCTACTACGCGCGCACCCTGCTCACCTACGTCGGGGCGCCCGGCGCGGAGGGCACCGAACTCCAGCCCGACCTGGCCGCGGAGATGCCCAGGCCCAACGAGGACCTCACCGAGTGGACGGTGCCCATCAAGCAGGGGCTGCGCTACGAGGACGGCTCCGAGATCACCGCGCCCGACATCGAGTACGCCATCGCGCGCGGCAACTTCGGCGCCCAGGCCCTGCCCAACGGCCCCAAGTACTTCCAGGACCTGCTGGCCGACAGCGACGACTACGAGGGCCCCTACGCCGACGAGGACGACCCGCTGGCCGGGTTCGACGGGATCGAGACCCCCGACGACCACACCCTGGTCTTCCACCTCAAGGACCCCTTCGCGGAGTTCCCGTACCTGCTCATCCAGCCGCAGACCGCGCCGGTCCCGCCCGAGGCCGACCGCGGTGAGCAGTACCAGAGCCGCGTCGTCTCCTCCGGGCCCTACAAGTTCGACGGCGAGTACCGGCCCGGCGTCTCCCTGAACCTGGTGCGCAACGACCAGTGGGACCCCGCCACCGACCCGACCCGCGAGGCGCTGCCGGACCGGGTCGAGGTGCAGCTGGGAGTGGACCAGAACGAGATCGACCAGCGCCTGGCCAGCGGCGACCTGGACGTGGACCTGGCCGGGGCCGGGGTGGGACCCGCCATGCGGGGCACCCTGCTCACCGACGAGGCGCGCAAGAACAGCGTGGACAACCCGCAGAGCAACACGCTGCGCTACGTCAACATCAGCACCGTCCTGGAACCCCTGGACGACCTGGCCTGCCGTGAGGCGGTCATGTACGCGGCCGACCGCGACGCCCTCCAGCGGGCCTGGGGCGGCGACACCGGCGGCGACATCGCCACCCAGATCATGCCCGCGTCGCTGCCGGGGGCCGATCCCGGCATCGACCTGTACCCCTCACAGGACAACCAGGGCGACCTGGACAAAGCCCGGCAGAAGCTGGAGGAGTGCGGCGAGCCCGACGGGTTCTCCACCTCCATCGGCGTCCGGGCCGACCGGCCCTCCGAGGTGAGCACCGCCGAGGCGCTCCAGCAGGCCCTGGCCAGGGTGGGCATCGAGACGCGGATCAAGCAGTACCCCTCGGACACCTACACCAACACCCAGGCCGGGTCGCCGTCCTTCGTGGAGGACAACGACCTGGGCCTGACCGTGTACGGGTGGGCCCCGGACTGGGCGAGCGGCTACGGCTTCATGAGCAAGATCCTGGACGGCGACGCCATCCAGGACGCGGGCAACGCCAACATCTCGGAGCTGGACGACGAGCGGATCAACGGCTGGTTCGACGAGGTCATCACCGTGCGGGACCCCGAGGAGCGCGCCTCGATCTACACCCGGATCGACCGGCGGGCGATGGAGCAGGCGGCGATCCTGCCCGCGGTGTTCGAGCGCACGGTGCTCTACCGGCCGCCGAACCTGACCAACGTGTACTACCACTCGGGCTACTCCATGTACGACTACATGGCGCTCGGCACCACCCGGGAGTGA
- a CDS encoding ABC transporter permease: protein MSVPMDAPESSQHADPEAAAAGGRGSANRSLRQIAWRRFRRDRLGMAGGVVVILLILVAVFAPLLTSWFGYPPNQFNQELIDPLTGGVLRDPADPSLGLDPWGGISADHLLGVEPVNGRDLFSRIVHGARTSLLVATVATLVCVVIGTVLGMVAGYFGGWVDTVISRAMDIFLAFPLLLFAIALVGVIPDGSFGLSGNGLRIGVLVFIIGFFNWPYIGRIVRGQTLTLREREFVEASRSLGAGSAHIVFREILPNLVTPILVYSTLLIPTNILFEAALSFLGVGINPPMATWGGMLDNALRFYTVAPHFVLIPGLAIFVTVLAFNLFGDGLRDAFDPRSSD from the coding sequence ATGTCCGTGCCGATGGACGCGCCCGAGTCCTCCCAGCACGCCGACCCCGAGGCGGCGGCCGCCGGAGGACGCGGGTCGGCGAACAGGTCCCTGCGCCAGATCGCCTGGCGGCGCTTCCGCAGGGACCGCCTCGGCATGGCCGGGGGCGTCGTCGTCATCCTGCTCATCCTGGTCGCGGTCTTCGCGCCCCTGCTCACCTCCTGGTTCGGCTACCCGCCCAACCAGTTCAACCAGGAGCTGATCGACCCGCTCACCGGCGGCGTCCTGCGCGACCCCGCCGACCCCTCCCTGGGGCTCGACCCCTGGGGCGGTATCAGCGCCGACCACCTGCTCGGCGTGGAACCCGTCAACGGGCGTGACCTGTTCAGCCGCATCGTCCACGGCGCCCGCACCTCCCTGCTGGTCGCCACGGTCGCCACCCTGGTCTGCGTGGTCATCGGCACCGTCCTGGGCATGGTCGCCGGGTACTTCGGCGGCTGGGTCGACACCGTCATCAGCCGGGCCATGGACATCTTCCTGGCCTTCCCGCTGCTGCTCTTCGCCATCGCCCTGGTCGGCGTCATCCCCGACGGCTCCTTCGGCCTGAGCGGCAACGGCCTGCGCATCGGCGTGCTGGTCTTCATCATCGGGTTCTTCAACTGGCCCTACATCGGCCGCATCGTGCGCGGACAGACCCTGACCCTCCGGGAGCGCGAGTTCGTGGAGGCCTCCCGCAGCCTCGGCGCGGGCAGCGCCCACATCGTCTTCCGCGAGATCCTGCCCAACCTCGTCACGCCGATCCTGGTCTACTCCACGCTGCTCATCCCCACCAACATCCTGTTCGAGGCGGCCCTGAGCTTCCTGGGCGTGGGCATCAACCCGCCCATGGCCACCTGGGGCGGCATGCTCGACAACGCCCTGCGCTTCTACACCGTCGCACCGCACTTCGTGCTCATCCCGGGGCTGGCCATCTTCGTCACCGTCCTGGCCTTCAACCTCTTCGGCGACGGGCTGCGCGACGCCTTCGACCCCCGCTCCTCCGACTGA
- a CDS encoding ABC-F family ATP-binding cassette domain-containing protein, whose amino-acid sequence MTLGNTTGAASAPHTAQTGPPLLRARDLARAYGDHVVFDGVDLDVAPGQRLGLVGENGSGKSTLLRLLAGEEEPDAGRVERPADTGFLYQELPHAPDTTLARVIAEALEPARRVERRLTASAAALDGAPEDAEALREYSEALAEAELLEVWDAERRAELVVAGLGLDGIGPDRPVGRMSGGQRGRLGLAALLIRRPRALLLDEPTNHLDDQALEFLEGYLRGLPGVVVLASHDRVFLDAVCTGLLDLDPAVDGPVYYGGAYSFYLREKQLERERWEQRYRDEQDALKGLRESVRTTSRQVSHNRAPRDNDKMGYDFLGGRVDKQVSRRVRNARNRLEELERDQVRKPPRPLEFSASLTRDPGTADGHAITVRDLVVPGRLRLDRLDVPSDGRLLVTGPNGAGKSTLLYALGHRLRPESGQVLWRRGAAVALLEQDVVFPDPERTPRSLYDGLNGTLPGAPRLTDLGLVAPRDLDRPVGRLSVGQRRRLALAMLVGHAPDVLLLDEPTNHLSLALAEELEEALGTAPGAVVVASHDRWLRRNWAWSELRLADGAVAGQDTAGPV is encoded by the coding sequence ATGACCCTCGGCAACACGACCGGCGCCGCCTCCGCACCGCACACCGCCCAGACCGGCCCGCCCCTGCTGCGCGCCCGCGACCTCGCCAGGGCCTACGGCGACCACGTGGTGTTCGACGGCGTGGACCTCGACGTCGCCCCCGGCCAGCGGCTCGGCCTGGTGGGGGAGAACGGCTCGGGCAAGTCCACCCTCCTTCGGCTGCTGGCCGGGGAGGAGGAACCCGACGCCGGGCGGGTGGAACGCCCCGCCGACACCGGATTCCTGTACCAGGAGCTGCCCCACGCCCCGGACACGACCCTGGCCCGGGTGATCGCCGAGGCCCTGGAACCGGCCCGGCGGGTGGAGCGGCGGCTGACCGCGAGCGCGGCCGCGCTGGACGGCGCGCCCGAGGACGCCGAAGCCCTGCGGGAGTACTCCGAGGCCCTGGCCGAGGCCGAACTGCTGGAGGTGTGGGACGCCGAGCGCCGGGCCGAACTGGTGGTCGCGGGACTGGGCCTGGACGGCATCGGTCCGGACCGGCCGGTGGGGCGGATGTCGGGCGGCCAGCGCGGACGCCTGGGCCTGGCGGCCCTGCTCATCCGCCGCCCGCGCGCCCTGCTGCTGGACGAGCCCACCAACCACCTCGACGACCAGGCGCTGGAGTTCCTGGAGGGGTACCTGCGCGGCCTGCCGGGAGTGGTGGTGCTGGCCAGCCACGACCGGGTGTTCCTGGACGCGGTGTGCACCGGCCTGCTCGACCTGGACCCGGCCGTGGACGGTCCCGTCTACTACGGCGGTGCCTACTCCTTCTACCTCAGGGAGAAACAGCTGGAGCGCGAACGCTGGGAGCAGCGCTACCGCGACGAGCAGGACGCCCTCAAGGGCCTGCGCGAGTCGGTGCGCACCACGTCCCGGCAGGTCTCGCACAACCGCGCCCCGAGGGACAACGACAAGATGGGCTACGACTTCCTGGGCGGGCGCGTGGACAAGCAGGTCTCGCGCCGGGTGCGCAACGCCCGGAACAGGCTGGAGGAGTTGGAGCGCGACCAGGTGCGCAAACCGCCCAGGCCGCTGGAGTTCAGCGCCTCGCTGACCCGCGACCCGGGCACGGCCGACGGCCACGCGATCACCGTGCGCGACCTGGTCGTGCCGGGCCGGCTGCGCCTGGACCGCCTGGACGTGCCCTCGGACGGGCGCCTGCTGGTCACCGGGCCCAACGGCGCGGGCAAGTCCACGCTGCTGTACGCCCTGGGGCACCGGCTGCGTCCGGAGTCGGGCCAGGTGCTGTGGCGGCGCGGGGCGGCGGTCGCCCTGCTGGAACAGGACGTGGTCTTCCCCGATCCCGAGCGGACCCCGCGTTCGCTCTATGACGGGCTGAACGGAACCCTGCCCGGCGCTCCCCGCCTGACCGACCTGGGCCTGGTCGCACCGCGCGACCTGGACCGGCCGGTGGGCAGGCTCAGCGTGGGGCAACGGCGACGCCTGGCACTGGCGATGCTGGTGGGACACGCCCCTGACGTGCTGCTGCTGGACGAGCCGACCAACCACCTGTCCCTGGCACTGGCCGAGGAGCTGGAGGAGGCGCTGGGCACCGCGCCCGGCGCGGTGGTGGTGGCCTCGCACGACCGGTGGCTGCGCCGCAACTGGGCCTGGTCGGAGCTGCGGCTGGCCGACGGCGCCGTGGCCGGGCAGGACACGGCCGGACCCGTGTAG
- the pgi gene encoding glucose-6-phosphate isomerase, which yields MSASTPLPRAEDTGERARPGVPLDQRDEWTALREHHGRWGSTDLRELFADDPGRAERYTLDVGDLHVDYSKNLVTDETLRLLADLAGATRVADLRDAMLGGEHVNLTEDRAVLHTALRAPRGQVISTDGRDVVPEVQEVLDRMAEFADRIRAREWLGHTGQPVRRIVNIGIGGSDLGPAMAYEALRPYTDRGLEFRFVSNVDGTDLHEALVDADPATTLFVVASKTFTTVETITNATEARTWLLDGLGLKGDDDDGAIARHFAAVSTNGEAVAEFGIDTRNMFGFWDWVGGRYSYDSAIGLSLMVAVGPERFREMLAGFHLMDTHFATAPVERNLPFLLGLLGVWYGNFHDARTHAVLPYSHHMSKFPAYLQQLDMESNGKSVQRDGRPVHWQTGPVVWGTPGTNGQHAYFQLLHQGTRFVPADLLGFANPAPDLPEHLVPQHDLLMANLFAQGQALAFGRTAEEVAAEGVSADLVPHRTFEGNRPTTTILADRLSPSVLGQLVALYEHKVFVQGAVWNINSFDQWGVQLGKVLAKRVEPALTEGADVPGLDASTTSLVRRYRSMRGRD from the coding sequence ATGTCTGCCAGTACACCTCTCCCGCGCGCTGAGGACACCGGAGAACGCGCCCGACCGGGCGTTCCCCTGGACCAGCGGGACGAGTGGACCGCGCTGCGCGAGCACCACGGGCGGTGGGGCTCCACCGACCTGCGCGAGCTGTTCGCCGACGACCCCGGCCGGGCCGAACGGTACACGCTCGACGTCGGCGACCTGCACGTGGACTACTCCAAGAACCTCGTCACCGACGAGACCCTGCGCCTGCTCGCCGACCTGGCCGGGGCCACCCGGGTCGCCGACCTGCGCGACGCCATGCTGGGCGGCGAGCACGTCAACCTCACCGAGGACCGCGCCGTCCTGCACACCGCCCTGCGCGCGCCGCGCGGGCAGGTGATCAGCACCGACGGCCGCGACGTCGTCCCCGAGGTCCAGGAGGTCCTGGACCGGATGGCGGAGTTCGCCGACCGGATCCGCGCCCGGGAGTGGCTCGGCCACACCGGCCAGCCGGTGCGCCGGATCGTCAACATCGGCATCGGCGGCTCCGACCTGGGGCCCGCCATGGCCTACGAGGCGCTGCGCCCCTACACCGACCGCGGACTGGAGTTCCGGTTCGTCTCCAACGTGGACGGCACCGACCTGCACGAGGCGCTGGTGGACGCCGACCCGGCCACGACGCTGTTCGTGGTCGCCTCCAAGACCTTCACCACGGTCGAGACCATCACCAACGCCACCGAGGCCCGCACCTGGCTGCTGGACGGGCTGGGCCTCAAGGGCGACGATGACGACGGCGCCATCGCCAGGCACTTCGCCGCCGTCTCCACCAACGGCGAGGCGGTGGCCGAGTTCGGCATCGACACCCGCAACATGTTCGGGTTCTGGGACTGGGTGGGCGGCCGCTACTCCTACGACTCCGCCATCGGCCTGTCCCTGATGGTGGCGGTGGGCCCCGAGCGGTTCCGGGAGATGCTCGCCGGGTTCCACCTGATGGACACCCACTTCGCGACGGCCCCCGTGGAGCGCAACCTGCCCTTCCTGCTGGGCCTGCTCGGCGTGTGGTACGGCAACTTCCACGACGCCCGGACCCACGCGGTGCTGCCCTACAGCCACCACATGTCCAAGTTCCCCGCCTACCTCCAGCAGCTCGACATGGAGTCCAACGGCAAGTCGGTGCAGCGCGACGGGCGCCCCGTCCACTGGCAGACCGGTCCGGTGGTGTGGGGCACCCCGGGCACCAACGGCCAGCACGCCTACTTCCAGCTGCTGCACCAGGGCACCCGGTTCGTGCCCGCCGACCTCCTCGGCTTCGCCAACCCGGCCCCCGACCTGCCCGAGCACCTGGTGCCCCAGCACGACCTGCTCATGGCCAACCTGTTCGCCCAGGGGCAGGCGCTGGCCTTCGGCCGCACCGCGGAGGAGGTCGCCGCCGAGGGCGTGTCCGCCGACCTGGTCCCGCACCGGACCTTCGAGGGCAACCGGCCCACGACGACCATCCTCGCCGACCGGCTCAGCCCGTCGGTGCTCGGGCAGCTGGTCGCCCTCTACGAGCACAAGGTGTTCGTCCAGGGCGCGGTGTGGAACATCAACTCCTTCGACCAGTGGGGTGTGCAGCTGGGCAAGGTGCTGGCCAAGCGGGTCGAGCCCGCCCTCACCGAGGGTGCCGACGTGCCCGGTCTGGACGCCTCCACCACCTCCCTGGTGCGGCGCTACCGTTCCATGCGCGGCAGGGACTGA
- a CDS encoding ion transporter — MRERVRVIVDAPWFQACVITLILVNAVILGAETSPRVTDSYGRLLRAVDLTILALFVLELGMRMYAHRREFFRDPWSWFDLVIVGIALLPASGPFSVLRVLRVLRVLRLLSVIPTLRHVVTGLFRALPGMMSILFLVILLLYVSAVMATELFADVSPQYFADLPASLFTLFQIATADGWGTIAKDVMEHKPMAWVFFVVFVLVSTLVALNLFIAVAVEALEKDDEESGGGGGGGGSAGRRGGGSDDGGPDGGQAVILAELRALRAEVAVLRREREEEASGLR; from the coding sequence GTGCGCGAGCGCGTTCGAGTCATCGTCGACGCCCCCTGGTTCCAGGCCTGCGTCATCACCCTCATCCTCGTCAACGCCGTCATCCTCGGTGCGGAGACCTCACCCCGGGTGACGGACTCCTACGGCCGCCTCCTGCGCGCCGTCGACCTGACCATCCTCGCCCTGTTCGTCCTGGAACTGGGGATGCGGATGTACGCCCACCGGCGGGAGTTCTTCCGCGACCCCTGGAGCTGGTTCGACCTGGTGATCGTCGGCATCGCGCTGCTGCCCGCCTCCGGCCCCTTCTCGGTGCTGCGGGTCCTGCGCGTGCTGCGGGTGCTGCGCCTGCTGTCGGTGATCCCGACCCTGCGCCACGTCGTCACCGGCCTGTTCCGGGCCCTGCCCGGCATGATGTCCATCCTGTTCCTGGTGATACTGCTGCTGTACGTGTCGGCGGTCATGGCCACCGAACTCTTCGCCGACGTCTCGCCGCAGTACTTCGCCGACCTGCCCGCGTCGCTGTTCACCCTGTTCCAGATCGCCACCGCGGACGGCTGGGGCACCATCGCCAAGGACGTGATGGAGCACAAGCCGATGGCGTGGGTGTTCTTCGTGGTCTTCGTGCTGGTGTCCACGCTGGTGGCGCTCAACCTGTTCATCGCCGTGGCCGTGGAGGCCCTGGAGAAGGACGACGAGGAGAGCGGCGGCGGTGGCGGGGGCGGCGGCTCCGCGGGCCGGAGGGGCGGGGGCTCCGACGACGGCGGCCCCGACGGGGGACAGGCCGTGATCCTGGCCGAGCTGCGGGCGCTGCGCGCGGAGGTGGCCGTGCTGCGGCGGGAGCGCGAGGAGGAGGCCAGCGGCCTGCGCTGA
- a CDS encoding FadR/GntR family transcriptional regulator: protein MSDPDAGRTTVTRRAADRIKAMIADGRVGPGERLPTERDLSAQLGVSRSSMREAIRSLTTLGVLESRHGAGVYVTALRPADLLETFSVLAEVSQGHTLLEVLQVRRMLEPAATALAAARASDEDLDRIGALLERIEGGDDTSGADTSGADTVAADLGFHQAIVASTGNATLAAVNDGLSSRTFHARVWAGHREAGLTAKLREDHLRIHEALVARDPDAARAAATVHVLRVERWLSADLGD, encoded by the coding sequence GTGAGCGACCCCGACGCCGGGCGCACCACCGTCACCCGGCGCGCCGCCGACCGGATCAAGGCGATGATCGCCGACGGGCGGGTCGGACCGGGGGAGCGCCTGCCCACCGAACGCGACCTGTCCGCGCAGCTCGGGGTGTCCCGCAGCTCCATGCGCGAGGCCATCCGCTCCCTGACCACGCTCGGCGTCCTGGAGTCCCGCCACGGTGCGGGCGTCTACGTCACCGCGCTGCGCCCCGCCGACCTGCTGGAGACCTTCTCCGTCCTGGCCGAGGTCTCCCAGGGGCACACCCTCCTGGAGGTCCTCCAGGTGCGGCGCATGCTCGAACCCGCCGCCACCGCCCTGGCCGCCGCGCGCGCCAGCGACGAGGACCTCGACCGCATCGGTGCCCTGCTGGAGCGGATCGAGGGCGGGGACGACACCTCCGGCGCCGACACCTCCGGCGCCGACACCGTCGCCGCCGACCTGGGCTTCCACCAGGCCATCGTGGCCAGCACCGGCAACGCCACCCTGGCCGCGGTCAACGACGGCCTGTCCTCGCGCACCTTCCACGCCCGCGTGTGGGCGGGGCACCGGGAGGCCGGGCTCACCGCCAAGCTGCGCGAGGACCACCTGCGCATCCACGAGGCCCTGGTGGCACGCGACCCCGACGCCGCCCGGGCCGCCGCGACCGTGCACGTCCTGCGCGTGGAGCGCTGGCTCAGCGCGGACCTGGGCGACTGA
- a CDS encoding (Fe-S)-binding protein encodes MRIALFITCVNDTLFPDTGRAVVRLLERLGHEVVFPEGQTCCGQMHYNTGYRRSASRLAVRFVRTFEGADAVVVPSASCAAMVRDNYPRLGSSGSRLSRKVADLAPRVYDLTEFLVDVLGVTDVGAYYPHKVAYHPTCHGLRMLGLGDRPYQLLRAVRGLELVELPGATECCGFGGTFAVKNGDVSSAMGADKARHAVETGAEVLCAVDNSCLMHIGGTLSRQRSGMRVAHLAEILASTEKEGAHGVLEGAEADSRGKNCAAGVDWGGGG; translated from the coding sequence ATGCGGATCGCGCTGTTCATCACCTGCGTCAACGACACACTGTTCCCCGACACCGGACGGGCGGTCGTGCGCCTCCTGGAGCGCCTGGGGCACGAGGTGGTCTTCCCCGAGGGCCAGACCTGCTGCGGGCAGATGCACTACAACACCGGTTACCGGCGCTCGGCGAGCCGTCTGGCCGTGCGCTTCGTGCGCACCTTCGAGGGCGCCGACGCCGTCGTGGTCCCCTCCGCCTCCTGCGCGGCCATGGTCCGCGACAACTACCCGCGGCTGGGCTCGAGCGGGAGCCGCCTGTCGCGCAAGGTGGCCGACCTCGCCCCGCGCGTGTACGACCTCACCGAGTTCCTGGTGGACGTGCTCGGTGTGACGGACGTGGGCGCCTACTACCCGCACAAGGTGGCCTACCACCCCACCTGCCACGGGCTGCGCATGCTCGGCCTGGGCGACCGCCCCTACCAGCTGCTGCGCGCCGTGCGCGGCCTGGAGCTGGTGGAGCTGCCCGGGGCCACCGAGTGCTGCGGCTTCGGCGGCACCTTCGCGGTCAAGAACGGCGACGTGTCCTCGGCCATGGGCGCGGACAAGGCCCGCCACGCCGTGGAGACCGGCGCCGAGGTGCTGTGCGCGGTGGACAACTCCTGCCTGATGCACATCGGCGGCACCCTGTCCCGGCAGCGGTCGGGGATGAGGGTGGCGCACCTGGCCGAGATCCTGGCCAGCACCGAGAAGGAGGGCGCCCACGGGGTTCTGGAGGGGGCGGAGGCGGATTCCCGTGGGAAGAACTGCGCCGCAGGCGTCGATTGGGGCGGTGGCGGGTGA
- a CDS encoding lactate utilization protein B yields MSATFLGIPPFPEAAAGAVNDARLRHNLRRATHTIRDKRASVVDELHEDWQRLRAEGAAVKEHTLRHLDHYLEQLEESVHRAGGRVHWASDAAEANEIVTRLVRDTGETDVVKVKSMATQEIELNDALAAAGITAYETDLAELIVQLGEDLPSHILVPAIHLGRAQIREIFLEQMAEWGVPAPRGLTDDPRALAEAARVHLRERFLRTRTAISGANFAVADSGTLVVLESEGNGRMCLTLPRTLISVVGIEKIVPTWSDLEVFLQLLPRSSTGERMNPYTSTWTGVTPGDGPQEFHLVLLDNGRTDVLADTVGRQALRCIRCSACLNTCPVYERTGGHSYGSVYPGPIGAILTPQLRGMSSPVDEALPYASSLCGACYEVCPVAIDIPEVLVHLREEVVERSGHAGEKALMAGAEAVLSSPRTLGAVQRAAGLGRRAVPRHLPGLAGAWTDTRDVPDVPAESFRQWWDRREGEGR; encoded by the coding sequence ATGAGCGCGACGTTCCTGGGCATCCCGCCCTTTCCCGAGGCCGCCGCGGGCGCGGTCAACGACGCCCGCCTGCGGCACAACCTGCGCAGGGCCACGCACACCATCCGCGACAAGCGCGCCTCCGTCGTCGACGAGCTGCACGAGGACTGGCAGCGCCTGCGGGCGGAGGGCGCCGCGGTCAAGGAGCACACCCTGCGCCACCTGGACCACTACCTGGAACAGCTGGAGGAGTCCGTCCACCGGGCGGGCGGACGGGTGCACTGGGCCTCCGACGCGGCCGAGGCCAACGAGATCGTCACCCGGCTGGTCCGGGACACCGGCGAGACCGACGTGGTCAAGGTCAAGTCGATGGCCACCCAGGAGATCGAACTCAACGACGCCCTCGCCGCCGCCGGGATCACCGCCTACGAGACCGACCTGGCCGAGCTGATCGTGCAGCTGGGCGAGGACCTGCCCTCGCACATCCTGGTGCCCGCCATCCACCTGGGCCGCGCCCAGATCCGCGAGATCTTCCTGGAGCAGATGGCCGAGTGGGGCGTGCCCGCGCCCCGGGGCCTGACCGACGACCCCCGGGCGCTGGCCGAGGCGGCCCGCGTGCACCTGCGCGAACGCTTCCTGCGCACCCGCACCGCGATCTCGGGGGCCAACTTCGCGGTGGCCGACAGCGGCACGCTCGTGGTGCTGGAGTCGGAGGGCAACGGGCGCATGTGCCTGACCCTGCCCCGGACGCTGATCTCCGTGGTCGGCATCGAGAAGATCGTGCCGACCTGGTCGGACCTGGAGGTGTTCCTCCAGTTGCTGCCGCGTTCCTCCACCGGCGAGCGGATGAACCCCTACACCTCCACCTGGACCGGGGTGACGCCGGGCGACGGCCCCCAGGAGTTCCACCTGGTGCTGCTGGACAACGGCCGCACCGACGTGCTGGCCGACACCGTGGGCCGCCAGGCGCTGCGCTGCATCCGCTGCTCGGCGTGCCTGAACACCTGCCCGGTCTACGAGCGCACCGGCGGGCACTCCTACGGTTCGGTCTACCCGGGCCCGATCGGCGCGATCCTCACCCCGCAGCTGCGGGGGATGTCCTCGCCGGTGGACGAGGCGCTGCCCTACGCGTCCTCGCTGTGCGGGGCCTGCTACGAGGTGTGCCCGGTGGCCATCGACATCCCCGAGGTGCTGGTGCACCTGCGCGAGGAGGTCGTGGAGCGCTCCGGGCACGCGGGGGAGAAGGCGCTCATGGCGGGCGCCGAGGCGGTGCTGTCCTCCCCGCGGACGCTGGGCGCGGTCCAGCGGGCGGCGGGGCTGGGGCGCCGCGCGGTCCCGCGCCACCTGCCGGGCCTGGCGGGGGCCTGGACCGACACCAGGGACGTGCCCGACGTCCCGGCCGAGTCCTTCCGCCAGTGGTGGGACAGGCGCGAGGGGGAGGGCCGATGA
- a CDS encoding LutC/YkgG family protein — protein sequence MSSRERILARVRRALADVPADESPVREPGRGYADSHDAGPSLEVLEDRLLDYRALVRRVGADRVAAEVAAALERRGARRVVVPADAPPEWFTHARVERLADSREEPLAVADLTGVDGVVTGCAVAVAETGTIVLDGGPGQGRRAVTLVPDYHLCVVRAEQVVDGVPQAVRLLDPSRPLTWISGPSATSDIELNRVEGVHGPRTLEVLLVVPAP from the coding sequence ATGAGCAGCCGCGAGCGGATCCTGGCCAGGGTCAGGAGGGCGCTGGCCGACGTGCCCGCCGACGAGTCGCCGGTGCGGGAGCCGGGGCGCGGCTACGCCGACAGCCACGACGCGGGCCCTTCGTTGGAGGTGCTGGAGGACCGGCTGCTGGACTACCGCGCGCTGGTGCGCCGGGTGGGCGCCGACCGCGTGGCCGCCGAGGTGGCCGCCGCGCTGGAGCGCCGGGGGGCGCGGCGGGTGGTCGTCCCCGCGGACGCGCCGCCGGAGTGGTTCACGCACGCCCGCGTCGAGCGGCTGGCCGACTCGCGTGAGGAGCCGCTGGCGGTCGCCGACCTCACCGGCGTGGACGGCGTGGTCACCGGCTGCGCGGTGGCCGTCGCCGAGACCGGCACGATCGTCCTGGACGGCGGGCCGGGCCAGGGGCGCCGGGCCGTCACCCTGGTGCCGGACTACCACCTGTGCGTGGTGCGCGCCGAGCAGGTGGTGGACGGGGTGCCGCAGGCGGTCCGGCTCCTGGACCCGTCGCGCCCGCTGACCTGGATCAGCGGCCCCTCGGCGACCAGCGACATCGAGCTGAACCGGGTGGAGGGGGTGCACGGCCCGCGCACGCTGGAGGTGCTGCTGGTGGTACCCGCGCCCTGA